The following are from one region of the Leucobacter sp. Psy1 genome:
- a CDS encoding sugar-binding transcriptional regulator, with product MASTSREQRALTAAQLYYVQNMGMDAIATEMRVSRSSVSRLLTLARETGLVEITVHSPRAARSEMEEQFSRRFGVTAHIVPAPERATDLDRLERTAKVAARIVSSSADSKLTIGVAWGATVSAIARNLPRKTVHDAHVVQMNGAVNPQTAGVTYAGELLGRFGRAFNASVHPFPVPALFDNPDTKRAMWRERSVRRVLDLQRGAGLLVFGLGSPRAEVASHIYSGGYLDEHDLAAVAGSGAVGDCATVFYRRDGSDDGISLNERSSGPPLDQVRHIPHRLCVVSGTSKRDTLLGSLAAGLATELVLDEPLAREALDHVGDPVRWSR from the coding sequence ATGGCGAGCACGTCGCGCGAGCAGCGCGCACTCACCGCGGCTCAGCTGTACTACGTGCAGAACATGGGCATGGACGCGATCGCCACCGAGATGCGGGTTTCCCGTTCGTCGGTCTCGCGGCTCCTCACGCTCGCACGCGAAACCGGACTCGTCGAGATCACCGTCCACTCGCCGCGGGCGGCACGGAGCGAGATGGAGGAGCAGTTCTCCCGGCGGTTCGGTGTCACAGCTCACATCGTCCCCGCTCCCGAACGGGCAACGGACCTCGACCGTCTGGAACGCACCGCCAAGGTCGCCGCCCGCATCGTCAGCAGCTCGGCCGACTCGAAACTCACCATCGGCGTCGCCTGGGGCGCCACCGTCTCCGCAATCGCGCGGAACCTGCCGCGCAAGACCGTGCACGACGCGCACGTGGTGCAGATGAACGGAGCAGTCAACCCGCAGACCGCCGGCGTCACCTACGCCGGGGAGCTGCTCGGGCGGTTCGGTCGCGCGTTCAACGCCTCGGTCCACCCCTTCCCCGTACCCGCCCTCTTCGACAACCCTGACACGAAGCGGGCGATGTGGCGGGAGCGGTCGGTCAGACGCGTGCTCGATCTGCAGCGCGGGGCCGGCCTCCTGGTGTTCGGACTCGGATCGCCCCGCGCCGAGGTCGCCTCCCACATTTACTCGGGCGGATACCTCGACGAGCACGATCTCGCCGCAGTCGCCGGATCAGGTGCCGTCGGCGACTGCGCCACCGTGTTCTACCGGAGGGACGGCTCAGACGACGGCATATCGCTCAACGAGCGGTCGAGTGGGCCGCCGCTCGACCAGGTGCGGCACATCCCCCACCGACTCTGCGTCGTTTCGGGAACATCGAAGCGCGACACCCTGCTCGGGTCGCTCGCCGCAGGTCTCGCGACCGAGCTTGTGCTGGATGAGCCCCTCGCCAGAGAGGCCCTCGATCACGTCGGCGACCCGGTCAGATGGTCTCGCTGA
- a CDS encoding FAD-dependent oxidoreductase has protein sequence MVSNASVPRSSVAELRERPAADVLVIGGGINGIATFRDLALQGVDVALVERGDYVSGASSASSHMVHGGVRYLENGEFRLVRESVTERNRLLRTAPHYVRPLKTTIPIFKTLSGILSAPARLLITHGRGKPNERGAALIKVGLMIYDTFSRGGGQVPRHRFHGRKKSLAEFPQMNADVKYTATYYDASMHDPERLALDVLFDGVAAGAAGDRARAANYVSAVGSTAGQVRLRDEKTGDEFDFAARVVVNASGPWTDLTNAALGEETTFMGGTKGSHIVLDNPEMLAATRGREIFFEHSDGRIVLIYPLKDRVMVGTTDIDADPAQSVICTDEEIDYFFDLIGHVFPRITVDRSQIVYTFSGIRPLPKHDDTAPGFVSRDYRIVESDLDGTPHLSLVGGKWTTFRALAANLSDRVLAQMGRKRERSTADTPIGGGRDFPQTPSARAAWIAANGEGRDPEFVDRLLERYGTRAVEVLAALPADPTEIPELPGYSVEELAHLAEAEQIVHLDDLLLRRTSLAFVGGLTRQGLEAAAAAIAPALDWDEDRRAREIDRAVDTLRSAHRVELGKEGVASLG, from the coding sequence ATCGTGTCGAACGCGTCCGTCCCTCGCTCCTCCGTCGCCGAGCTCCGCGAGCGCCCGGCAGCCGACGTGCTGGTGATCGGGGGCGGCATCAACGGCATCGCGACGTTCCGCGACCTCGCGCTCCAGGGCGTCGATGTCGCGCTCGTCGAGCGCGGCGATTACGTCTCAGGCGCATCGTCTGCGTCGAGCCACATGGTGCACGGAGGCGTGCGCTACCTCGAGAACGGCGAGTTTCGTCTCGTGCGCGAATCGGTCACCGAGCGGAACCGTCTGCTGCGCACCGCCCCCCACTACGTGCGACCGCTGAAGACCACGATCCCGATCTTCAAGACCCTCTCCGGCATTCTCTCGGCGCCCGCGCGCCTGCTGATCACGCACGGCCGCGGCAAGCCGAATGAGCGCGGGGCGGCGCTCATCAAGGTCGGCCTCATGATCTACGACACCTTCTCCCGCGGCGGCGGCCAGGTGCCGCGCCACCGGTTCCACGGACGCAAGAAGTCGCTCGCCGAGTTCCCGCAGATGAACGCCGACGTGAAGTACACCGCCACGTACTACGACGCCTCGATGCACGACCCCGAGCGCCTCGCCCTCGACGTCCTGTTCGACGGTGTGGCAGCGGGAGCAGCGGGCGACCGCGCCCGCGCGGCGAACTACGTCTCAGCGGTCGGCAGCACGGCCGGGCAGGTCCGTCTGCGCGACGAGAAGACCGGCGACGAGTTCGACTTCGCGGCGCGCGTCGTCGTCAACGCGAGCGGACCGTGGACCGACCTGACGAACGCCGCGCTCGGCGAGGAGACGACGTTCATGGGCGGGACCAAGGGCTCGCACATCGTGCTCGACAACCCCGAGATGCTCGCCGCCACCCGGGGCAGGGAGATCTTCTTCGAGCACTCGGACGGCCGCATCGTGCTGATCTACCCGCTGAAGGATCGCGTCATGGTCGGCACGACCGACATCGACGCCGATCCGGCCCAGTCGGTCATCTGCACCGACGAGGAGATCGACTACTTCTTCGACCTCATCGGCCACGTCTTCCCGCGGATCACGGTGGACCGCTCGCAGATCGTCTACACGTTCTCCGGCATTCGCCCGCTGCCGAAGCACGATGACACGGCCCCCGGCTTCGTCTCCCGCGACTACCGGATCGTCGAGTCCGACCTCGACGGGACGCCGCACCTCAGTCTCGTCGGCGGCAAGTGGACGACCTTCCGGGCGCTCGCCGCGAACCTCTCGGACCGCGTGCTCGCCCAGATGGGCCGGAAGCGCGAGCGGAGCACGGCTGACACGCCCATCGGCGGCGGACGCGACTTCCCGCAGACGCCGTCCGCTCGCGCCGCGTGGATCGCCGCGAACGGCGAGGGGCGCGATCCCGAGTTCGTCGACCGTCTGCTGGAGCGCTACGGCACCCGGGCGGTCGAGGTGCTCGCCGCACTGCCGGCAGATCCCACCGAGATCCCGGAGCTCCCGGGGTACTCGGTCGAAGAGCTTGCGCACCTCGCTGAGGCAGAGCAGATCGTGCACCTCGACGACCTGCTGCTCCGACGCACGTCGCTCGCGTTCGTCGGGGGGCTGACCCGCCAGGGTCTCGAGGCAGCCGCCGCGGCGATCGCCCCGGCGCTGGACTGGGACGAGGATCGGCGCGCGCGGGAGATCGATCGGGCAGTGGACACGCTCCGCTCCGCCCACCGCGTCGAACTCGGGAAGGAGGGGGTCGCTTCGCTCGGTTAG
- a CDS encoding MIP/aquaporin family protein, with translation MNDVNLGLYFLSEFAGTTFLLLFGCGVVANVALAKTKGNNGGFLMVNWGWGIAVFVGVMASAYSGAMINPAVSIGLLVQGTIDAPMFFVALPAQLLGGIVGAILAWLAYRKHFDEEPDPAAKLGVFSTGPAIRSYGSNLVTEIIGTFALVFIILAFADYGDVNVGIPGGLGPLTALPVALLVVGIGASLGGPTGYAINPARDLGPRIAHAILPIKGKGSSDWSYAWVPVVGPMIGGVLAALAAPLALGLAA, from the coding sequence ATGAATGATGTCAATCTCGGGTTGTATTTTCTCTCCGAGTTCGCGGGAACGACGTTCCTGCTGCTGTTCGGCTGCGGCGTCGTCGCCAACGTCGCCCTCGCGAAGACGAAGGGCAACAACGGCGGCTTCCTGATGGTCAACTGGGGGTGGGGCATCGCGGTCTTCGTCGGTGTCATGGCCTCCGCCTACTCCGGCGCCATGATCAATCCGGCCGTCTCGATCGGCCTGCTCGTACAGGGCACCATCGATGCGCCGATGTTCTTCGTCGCGCTTCCCGCTCAGCTGCTCGGCGGCATCGTGGGCGCGATCCTCGCCTGGCTCGCGTACCGCAAGCACTTCGACGAGGAGCCCGACCCCGCCGCGAAGCTCGGCGTGTTCTCGACCGGCCCCGCGATCCGCAGCTACGGCTCGAACCTCGTCACCGAGATCATCGGCACGTTCGCCCTGGTCTTCATCATCCTGGCGTTCGCCGACTACGGCGACGTGAACGTCGGGATCCCCGGAGGCCTCGGGCCGCTGACCGCACTGCCCGTCGCCCTGCTCGTCGTCGGTATCGGCGCCTCGCTCGGCGGACCCACCGGGTACGCCATCAACCCGGCCCGCGACCTCGGGCCGCGCATCGCGCACGCGATCCTCCCGATCAAGGGGAAGGGCTCCAGCGACTGGAGCTACGCCTGGGTGCCGGTCGTCGGCCCCATGATCGGTGGCGTGCTCGCCGCGCTCGCCGCACCACTCGCACTCGGGCTCGCAGCCTGA
- the glpK gene encoding glycerol kinase GlpK: MSKYVIAIDQGTTSSRAIIFDRSGSIVSVGQKEHEQIMPHAGWVEHDATEIWQNVQEVIGSALGRADITRHDIAAIGITNQRETAVVWDRNTGKPIYNAIVWQDIRTQPIVDRLAEDGGVERFKSIVGLPLAPYFSGTKIAWILENVDGAREAADRGDLMFGTTDSWVLWNLTGGVEGGVHVTDVTNASRTLFMDLETLEWRDDILEVFGVPRSMLPEIKSSSEVYGYAEDSSLLRETPISGILGDQQSATFGQAAFTAGESKNTYGTGCFLIFQTGEEIIHSQNGLLTTVGYKLGDGPTHYALEGSIAVTGSLIQWLRDQLGIINSAPEVEALADTVDDNGGVYFVPAFSGLFAPYWRPDARGAIVGLTRYVTKAHIARAALEAVAFQTRDVLDAVNADAGVDLAELKVDGGMVANDALMQFQADVLGVPVVRPVVAETTALGAAYAAGLAVGFWKDLDDLSSNWQEDRRWEPELEEAERDRQLRLWRKAVTKSMDWVDEDLK, from the coding sequence ATGTCGAAGTACGTCATCGCCATCGATCAGGGCACGACCTCGAGTCGCGCCATCATCTTCGATCGCTCGGGATCGATCGTCTCGGTCGGCCAGAAGGAGCACGAGCAGATCATGCCCCACGCGGGCTGGGTCGAGCACGACGCGACCGAGATCTGGCAGAACGTGCAGGAGGTCATCGGCAGCGCCCTCGGTCGCGCCGACATCACCAGGCACGACATCGCAGCGATCGGCATCACGAACCAGCGCGAGACCGCCGTGGTGTGGGATCGCAACACCGGCAAGCCGATCTACAACGCGATCGTCTGGCAGGACATCCGCACCCAGCCGATCGTCGACCGTCTGGCTGAGGACGGGGGCGTCGAGCGGTTCAAGAGCATCGTCGGGCTCCCGCTCGCGCCTTATTTCTCCGGCACGAAGATCGCCTGGATCCTCGAGAACGTCGACGGGGCGCGCGAAGCGGCCGATCGTGGCGACCTCATGTTCGGCACCACCGACAGCTGGGTGCTCTGGAACCTCACCGGCGGTGTTGAGGGCGGCGTCCACGTCACCGACGTGACGAACGCCTCGCGCACCCTCTTCATGGACCTGGAGACGCTCGAGTGGCGCGACGACATCCTCGAGGTCTTCGGCGTGCCCCGCTCGATGCTCCCCGAGATCAAGTCCTCCTCCGAGGTCTACGGGTACGCCGAGGACTCCTCGCTGCTCCGGGAGACCCCGATCTCGGGCATCCTCGGAGATCAGCAGTCAGCCACGTTCGGCCAGGCGGCGTTCACCGCGGGCGAGAGCAAGAACACCTACGGCACCGGCTGCTTCCTGATCTTCCAGACGGGCGAGGAGATCATCCACTCTCAGAACGGGCTGCTCACCACCGTCGGATACAAGCTCGGAGACGGGCCGACCCACTATGCGCTCGAAGGATCGATCGCCGTCACCGGCTCGCTCATCCAGTGGCTGCGCGACCAGCTCGGCATCATCAACTCCGCACCCGAGGTTGAGGCGCTCGCCGACACCGTCGACGACAACGGCGGCGTCTACTTCGTCCCGGCGTTCTCGGGGCTGTTCGCACCGTACTGGCGGCCGGACGCGCGCGGTGCGATCGTCGGGCTCACGCGCTACGTGACGAAGGCCCACATCGCCCGAGCGGCGCTCGAGGCCGTGGCGTTCCAGACGCGGGACGTGCTCGACGCCGTGAACGCCGACGCAGGGGTCGATCTGGCGGAACTCAAGGTCGATGGCGGCATGGTCGCGAACGACGCGCTCATGCAGTTCCAGGCCGACGTGCTCGGCGTGCCGGTGGTGCGCCCCGTCGTCGCCGAGACGACCGCGCTCGGCGCAGCGTACGCGGCCGGGCTGGCGGTCGGGTTCTGGAAGGACCTCGACGACCTCTCGTCGAACTGGCAGGAGGACCGCCGCTGGGAGCCGGAGCTCGAGGAGGCCGAGCGCGACCGGCAGCTGCGCCTCTGGAGGAAGGCCGTCACGAAGTCGATGGACTGGGTGGACGAGGACCTCAAGTAG